The nucleotide window CCAAACACAACGAAGGACCAGTTATCTGCTATCCTACCTGGTAGCTTGTGTCTCTCACAAACCAATTTTTGAGCATCATACATCGTTCAGTAACCTCCCCCCCCAGGGCCTACAACTGAAGCAACAAACCCGACCTTGACATCATACTTCTTCCACAGAAGTGTCTGTGACGGTTACAGTCTACGCCAGCGCAGTCACCTGGGAGAGGCCTTCCTGTGTCTACTTCAGACTACTGCTTTCCTGCATCTACACCGGCTGCATCCCCCATCAGAAAACTCCTCACTCACCGAACGCATCATGAATTTCTGGGTTGGTTGGGCGCTCTGGCAGAAACTGAGCTTTGTAAGATCTCCAAGGCCCTGGGAACGAGGAATGTCGCTAACCTGCGACTAGGCGCTCGCAGGTCTTCTGGTAAGGATCCAGTACTAGATTGGCATACATTCCACTGATAAGTCAAGGCATTGGTACTGGTGTACTCATTCATCGTCCTAGCCTACAACAGGCGAAAGACACAGAAGTATGCCACCGCTGAAGCACGACAGAAAGCAGAGATGCAACCCATGCTGGCTGAACCGAGCGAGATACCATTTGGTGCTAGAgctttggagaagggaaTTCAAGTAGAAGGCATATGGACACCCGATTGCCGTTCTGCGAGACAGTCCACCACTCACTCGGGTAGTAGACCTGAAAGTATTGCGTCGGCACCCAAGCCGACGTTGATGGCGCTGACAGGAGATGATATCCAAGCTCTTGAGCGGACATACCAACCGGCACCTAGCCCGAGCCTCTATGAACAGTGCAACTCCCCCAAGGTTCTAGACATCGAATACGGACAATCAGACTACATCTCTCTTTCGCCAACCAACCAGTCTCTACAGCTGGATGGCCCCATTATTGTTGAACCGGAATGCTCTCCAGATCTAGACAAGCGTCGCTCAAGGTGGTTTGGTGCGCGAAGCTCGTGGGTCAAGAAGCCCTTCGATAGCTAcaaaagaagatcaacacCAGAGGGTAAGATCCTGAAGTATATTGGCCTGGACTCGAAAAGCTAAGCATACACAGGGCTTCGCCGCACTTCATCGGAGAGCTTCAGAAGGAGAATCAGCAAACTCATAGACGAGAATATCCGGACGAACCCAGCTGAGATATACCAACTAAGAGCCATTAACCAGGAGACGCTCGAAGGTCGTAGAACGCCATCACCGACGAGGTCGCAAGGCTTTTCAAATGCCGTGTTATGAGGTGCGAGACCAGGTTGTTTTGCAAGTCTCCCGGGCAGCCTCTGCTGTTAACCATGTAACATGCAATGGCAACAATACTATCGAGGGGCCTATGAACGAATCGTTGGATATCATTCAGTCATTGATAAGCCTCGGTTACTATGACGAATTATGTTGCGAAACAAATGCACGCCTGGAAGCGCGCAGGACATGCAACGGAGACAAAATGtatctcttttcctttcgtCTGTGATACAGAGCAAGTATGTGCTTCATATGCGTCGCGTCGAATAAGACAGGTTTGGCCTGGCAGTAACTGTATTAACGTAGATATAAAGTGGACTCATAGTTGTAGGTAAATGGCCCACCCAAGGCAACAAGCTGATGCCAGTGGGCACGTGATGTCGCGACTGCCTGGACGCGTCCACAATCTCAACATGACTTGAATAACGCGCTGCGACAACGGCAATTTGCCAccatagaataaaaaaaaaaccacgGGTTTCTGGACAATCTTGCCTTATTGCACACGGAAGCTAGATTGTGTGTTGCAATCCATCCAGTGTTGAAATCTGAACTACATCAGGAAACCGCAACTGATCTAGACGCGTGTGCGCGCGGTTAACAGGCTACATCTATTGCCATTTCTCCCAGGATCTTTGCAGTATTGCTACAAAGGCCACTGGATTCTGACGCTACAGAAGTTTGAATCCTTTGTGAAAGATGACTGCCGACGCTGATACTCAGAATGAGTATGACGATGGGCTTCCAGGCCCCGGAGCGCCCACGCCACTCTCTTCCCTGGAGGTGAGCAATTCAAACGGCAAACAATATGCTTGATGATGGGTAGGTGAAGGTCAAGTGCTGATGCTTTTCGTAACAGGGTGTTTCGGGCCTGACAAGTAGGGATATCAAGCTGTTTGTTGATGCTGGATACAACACCGTTGAGTCGGTTGCATATACGTACGTCTTTCCTTTGTCAATCATGTGTCTTCGCCCAATGCCAGCTCTGCTCACAACCATGTTCTTGCGTATGGTATAGGCCAAAACGATTGTTGGAACAAATCAAGGGTATTTCGGAGCAGAAAGCCACCAAGGTCTTGGTTGAGGGTGAGTGTTGCTCCTATGGTATTGGAACTCGTACGCGACGGTCTTGTCTGACTCCATGATTTTGTAGCTATGAAGCTTGTGCCGATGGGCTTTACTACCGCGACCGAAATGCATGCGCGACGAAACGAACTCATCTCAATTACGACAGGCTCTAAGCAGTTAGACACCCTTCTTGGAGGTGGCATCGAGACAGGCTCTATAACGGAGATATTCGGAGAATTCAGGACAGGAAAAAGTCAAATATGTCATACACTCGCCGTGACTTGCCAATTGCCTTTTGACATGggcgggggagaaggaaaatgcCTATACATTGACACAGAAGGTACCTTCCGACCAGTGCGTCTATTGGCGGTTGCACAGCGATACGGGCtggtgggagaagaggtGCTGGATAACGTGGCATACGCTCGTGCGTACAACTCAGACCATCAACTTCAGCTACTCAACCAAGCTTCGCAGATGATGTGCGAGACTCGTTTCTCGCTCCTTGTCGTTGATTCTGCCACTTCTTTGTACCGGACAGACTTCAATGGCCGTGGTGAACTGTCGTCGAGACAAACACATCTTGCGAAATTTATGCGT belongs to Aspergillus luchuensis IFO 4308 DNA, chromosome 3, nearly complete sequence and includes:
- the RAD51 gene encoding recombinase RAD51 (COG:L;~EggNog:ENOG410PFFB;~InterPro:IPR016467,IPR027417,IPR003593,IPR011941, IPR010995,IPR033925,IPR020588,IPR020587,IPR013632;~PFAM:PF13481,PF08423,PF14520,PF00154;~antiSMASH:Cluster_3.5;~go_function: GO:0000150 - recombinase activity [Evidence IEA];~go_function: GO:0000166 - nucleotide binding [Evidence IEA];~go_function: GO:0003677 - DNA binding [Evidence IEA];~go_function: GO:0003690 - double-stranded DNA binding [Evidence IEA];~go_function: GO:0003697 - single-stranded DNA binding [Evidence IEA];~go_function: GO:0005524 - ATP binding [Evidence IEA];~go_function: GO:0008094 - DNA-dependent ATPase activity [Evidence IEA];~go_process: GO:0000724 - double-strand break repair via homologous recombination [Evidence IEA];~go_process: GO:0006259 - DNA metabolic process [Evidence IEA];~go_process: GO:0006281 - DNA repair [Evidence IEA];~go_process: GO:1990426 - mitotic recombination-dependent replication fork processing [Evidence IEA]) — its product is MTADADTQNEYDDGLPGPGAPTPLSSLEGVSGLTSRDIKLFVDAGYNTVESVAYTPKRLLEQIKGISEQKATKVLVEAMKLVPMGFTTATEMHARRNELISITTGSKQLDTLLGGGIETGSITEIFGEFRTGKSQICHTLAVTCQLPFDMGGGEGKCLYIDTEGTFRPVRLLAVAQRYGLVGEEVLDNVAYARAYNSDHQLQLLNQASQMMCETRFSLLVVDSATSLYRTDFNGRGELSSRQTHLAKFMRTLQRLADEFGIAVVITNQVVAQVDGGPSAMFNPDPKKPIGGNIIAHASTTRLSLKKGRGETRVCKIYDSPCLPESDCLFAINEDGIGDPSPKDLEND
- a CDS encoding uncharacterized protein (COG:S;~EggNog:ENOG410PS0W;~TransMembrane:1 (o13-34i)) gives rise to the protein MNFWVGWALWQKLSFALAGLLALVLVYSFIVLAYNRRKTQKYATAEARQKAEMQPMLAEPSEIPFGARALEKGIQVEGIWTPDCRSARQSTTHSGSRPESIASAPKPTLMALTGDDIQALERTYQPAPSPSLYEQCNSPKVLDIEYGQSDYISLSPTNQSLQLDGPIIVEPECSPDLDKRRSRWFGARSSWVKKPFDSYKRRSTPEGLRRTSSESFRRRISKLIDENIRTNPAEIYQLRAINQETLEGRRTPSPTRSQGFSNAVL